In Aspergillus luchuensis IFO 4308 DNA, chromosome 1, nearly complete sequence, the following are encoded in one genomic region:
- a CDS encoding uncharacterized protein (COG:E;~EggNog:ENOG410PHWR;~InterPro:IPR002872,IPR015659,IPR029041;~PFAM:PF01619;~go_function: GO:0004657 - proline dehydrogenase activity [Evidence IEA];~go_process: GO:0006562 - proline catabolic process [Evidence IEA]) codes for MSNLLCRTPVGQRARTSVLTRPTLVLPSLRYCATGTTFEKVPSISSSVAKTQAPEKPSSAPPHSVLPTKTLLRSLLVTTISSHQALLVPCLSILSFLTKPRGALLDVDRNPLIHWFLKKTFYDHFCAGEKESQVRDKIRQIKSTGLRGVILTYARETVQDSSTNKTQFAHSQVSQKATDTESCEFIAAWREGYLKTVDMLGEGDFLAPKLTGAGPKVTEAFASGQPVPTQMVEALDEVCQRVVEKNARLLMDAEQHSFLQGIHNLTLDMMRKYNRNGKAVVYNTYQAYLKSTPSTIASHMEIADREGFTFGLKLVRGAYMRSDPRQLIHDTKQDTDIAYNSIVRGVLQQRYQGFGESGRRFPTTDLFLATHNIESAVAAHELHQARLQAGLPTGRVEFGQLLGMADGVSFGLLQLKDQNSVAPGVYKCLTWGSMGECLGYLVRRAAENKDAVSRTMTEHLALKAEVRRRVRAFFG; via the exons ATGTCCAACCTCCTGTGCAGGACACCGGTTGGCCAACGGGCACGAACCAGTGTCCTTACAAGGCCTACTCTAGTCCTCCCATCTCTCCGATATTGTGCTACAGGGACCACCTTCGAGAAAGTCCCTAGCATCTCCTCCTCTGTAGCTAAGACACAAGCTCCAGAGAAACCCTCCTCAGCACCACCTCATTCTGTCCTGCCCACCAAGACTCTCCTGCGGTCTCTCCTCGtgaccaccatctcctcccaccaaGCCCTCCTCGTTCCTTGTCTGTCTATTCTATCTTTCCTTACTAAGCCCCGCGGTGCTTTGCTAGATGTGGATCGCAATCCTCTCATCCACTGGTTCCTCAAGAAGACATTCTACGACCACTTCTGTGcgggggaaaaggagagcCAAGTCCGGGATAAGATCCGCCAAATCAAAAGCACGGGATTACGTGGAGTTATTTTGACCTACGCGCGGGAGACAGTGCAGGATTCCAGCACGAACAAAACCCAATTCGCTCACAGCCAGGTATCCCAAAAGGCAACCGACACAGAGTCATGCGAGTTCATCGCCGCCTGGCGGGAGGGTTACCTGAAGACCGTGGACATGCTTGGCGAAGGTGACTTCCTTGCCCCAAA GCTCACTGGGGCCGGACCCAAAGTCACAGAGGCCTTCGCCTCCGGACAACCCGTCCCCACGCAAATGGTCGAGGCCCTGGATGAAGTGTGCCAACGGGTAGTCGAGAAGAACGCCCGTCTCCTCATGGACGCTGAGCAGCACTCCTTTCTCCAAGGGATCCACAACCTCACATTGGACATGATGCGCAAGTACAACCGAAACGGCAAGGCAGTAGTGTACAACACATACCAGGCTTATCTCAAAAGTACGCCGAGCACGATAGCGTCGCACATGGAGATAGCAGACAGGGAAGGATTTACGTTTGGATTGAAGCTGGTGCGGGGAGCGTACATGAGATCGGACCCGAGACAGCTCATCCACGATACGAAGCAAGATACCGATATCGCATACAACTCCATCGTGCGGGGCGTCTTGCAGCAGCGTTATCAGGGTTTCGGAGAATCCGGACGCAGGTTTCCCACCACGGATTTGTTTTTGGCAACACATAATATTGAGAGTGCTGTGGCGGCGCATGAGCTGCACCAGGCTCGCTTACAGGCGGGGCTTCCCACTGGCCGAGTGGAGTTCGGACAGCTACTGGGGATGGCGGATGGCGTTAGTTTCGGGCTGTTGCAGTTGAAAGATCAGAACAGTGTGGCTCCTGGTGTGTACAAGTGCTTGACTTGGGGTAGTATGGGAGAGTGTCTGGGTTATTTGGTGCGGAGAGCAGCGGAAAATAAGGATGCTGTTTCGCGTACTATGACTGAGCATTTGGCGCTTAAGGCGGAGGTGAGAAGGCGAGTTAGGGCTTTCTTTGGGTAG